In one Cronobacter dublinensis subsp. dublinensis LMG 23823 genomic region, the following are encoded:
- the pntA gene encoding Re/Si-specific NAD(P)(+) transhydrogenase subunit alpha, translating to MRIGVPKERVALETRVAATPKTVEQLLKLGFSVAVERDAGKLASFDDDAFIAAGASVVETAEVWASDVILKVNAPQEEEIALLRPGTTLISFIWPAQNPQLLEQLAAKNVTVMAMDSVPRISRAQSLDALSSMANIAGYRAIVEAAHEFGRFFTGQITAAGKVPPAKVMVIGAGVAGLAAIGAANSLGAIVRAFDTRPEVKEQVQSMGAEFLELDFKEEAGSGDGYAKVMSEAFIKAEMALFAAQAKEVDIIVTTALIPGKPAPKLITREMVDSMQPGSVIVDLAAQNGGNCEYTVPNEVFVTANGVKVIGYTDLPGRLPTQSSQLYGTNLVNLLKLLCKEKDGAVVVDFDDVVVRGVTVIREGEVTWPAPPIQVSAQPQAAAAKPKAAPVEPPAPASPWRKYALIALAIILFGWLANVAPKDFLGHFTVFALSCVVGYYVVWNVSHALHTPLMSVTNAISGIIVVGALLQIGDGGWISFLSFIAILIASINIFGGFTVTQRMLKMFRKN from the coding sequence ATGCGTATTGGTGTACCAAAAGAGCGGGTGGCGCTGGAAACCCGCGTCGCGGCGACCCCAAAAACGGTGGAGCAGCTGCTGAAGCTCGGTTTCAGCGTCGCGGTGGAACGCGATGCCGGTAAGCTGGCAAGTTTTGATGACGACGCGTTTATCGCCGCAGGCGCAAGCGTGGTGGAAACCGCCGAAGTCTGGGCGTCGGATGTCATCCTGAAGGTTAACGCGCCGCAGGAAGAAGAAATCGCGCTGCTGCGCCCAGGCACGACGCTGATTAGCTTTATCTGGCCTGCCCAGAATCCGCAGCTGCTGGAGCAACTGGCCGCGAAAAACGTCACCGTCATGGCGATGGATTCCGTGCCGCGCATCTCGCGCGCGCAGTCGCTGGATGCGCTGAGCTCTATGGCGAATATCGCGGGCTACCGCGCGATTGTGGAAGCCGCGCACGAGTTTGGCCGCTTCTTTACCGGCCAGATCACCGCCGCCGGTAAAGTGCCGCCCGCCAAAGTGATGGTGATTGGCGCAGGCGTCGCGGGCCTTGCCGCGATCGGCGCCGCCAACAGCCTCGGCGCTATCGTGCGTGCCTTCGACACCCGCCCGGAAGTCAAAGAGCAGGTGCAGAGCATGGGCGCTGAGTTCCTGGAGCTCGATTTTAAAGAAGAAGCGGGCAGCGGCGACGGCTATGCCAAAGTCATGTCCGAGGCGTTCATCAAAGCTGAGATGGCGCTCTTCGCCGCCCAGGCGAAAGAGGTGGATATTATCGTCACCACGGCGCTTATTCCCGGCAAACCGGCGCCGAAGCTTATCACCCGTGAAATGGTCGATTCCATGCAGCCGGGCAGCGTGATTGTCGATCTCGCGGCGCAAAACGGCGGCAACTGCGAATACACCGTGCCAAATGAGGTTTTCGTCACCGCCAACGGCGTAAAAGTGATTGGCTATACCGACCTGCCGGGCCGCCTGCCGACCCAGTCCTCGCAGCTTTACGGCACCAACCTCGTTAACCTGCTGAAACTGCTGTGTAAAGAGAAAGACGGCGCGGTGGTTGTCGATTTTGACGACGTCGTGGTGCGCGGCGTGACGGTGATCCGCGAAGGTGAGGTCACCTGGCCTGCGCCGCCGATTCAGGTTTCCGCACAGCCGCAGGCGGCCGCCGCGAAGCCGAAAGCCGCGCCGGTAGAGCCGCCAGCGCCCGCGTCGCCGTGGCGTAAATATGCGCTTATCGCGCTCGCCATTATTCTGTTTGGCTGGCTTGCGAACGTCGCGCCGAAAGATTTCCTCGGTCACTTTACCGTCTTCGCGCTCTCCTGCGTGGTGGGCTACTACGTGGTCTGGAACGTCTCTCACGCGCTGCATACGCCGCTGATGTCGGTCACTAACGCGATTTCAGGGATTATCGTGGTCGGCGCGCTGCTGCAGATTGGCGACGGCGGCTGGATAAGCTTCCTCAGCTTTATCGCGATTCTTATCGCCAGCATCAATATTTTTGGTGGTTTCACCGTCACTCAGCGCATGCTGAAAATGTTCCGGAAGAACTAA
- the pntB gene encoding Re/Si-specific NAD(P)(+) transhydrogenase subunit beta — MSGGLVTAAYIVAAILFIFSLAGLSKHETSRQGNLFGIAGMAIALIATIFGPYASNVGWIIIAMAIGGAIGIRLAKRVEMTEMPELVAILHSFVGLAAVLVGFNSYLHHEPGLAPVLVNIHLTEVFLGIFIGAVTFTGSVVAFGKLRGKISSKPLMLPNRHKLNLAALVVSFILLLIFVQTDSTGTQVFALFVMTLIALAFGWHLVASIGGADMPVVVSMLNSYSGWAAAAAGFMLSNDLLIVTGALVGSSGAILSYIMCKAMNRSFFSVIAGGFGTDGSSTGESEEVGEHREITAEETAEMLKNSTSVIITPGYGMAVAQAQYPVAEITEKLRARGIKVRFGIHPVAGRLPGHMNVLLAEAKVPYDIVLEMDEINDDFSDTDTVLVIGANDTVNPAAQDDPKSPIAGMPVLEVWKAQNVIVFKRSMNTGYAGVQNPLFFKENTQMLFGDAKASVDAILKAL, encoded by the coding sequence ATGTCTGGAGGATTAGTTACGGCTGCGTACATCGTCGCCGCAATTCTCTTTATTTTCAGCCTGGCGGGGCTTTCTAAACACGAAACCTCACGACAGGGCAACCTGTTCGGCATCGCGGGGATGGCGATTGCGCTGATCGCGACCATTTTCGGGCCGTACGCCAGCAATGTGGGCTGGATAATCATCGCCATGGCCATCGGCGGCGCTATCGGTATTCGTCTCGCCAAACGCGTCGAGATGACCGAAATGCCGGAGTTGGTGGCTATCCTGCACAGCTTCGTGGGGCTCGCCGCCGTGCTGGTGGGCTTTAACAGCTACCTGCACCATGAGCCGGGCCTCGCGCCGGTACTGGTGAATATCCACCTGACCGAAGTGTTCCTCGGCATTTTCATCGGCGCGGTGACGTTTACCGGCTCGGTAGTGGCGTTTGGCAAATTGCGCGGCAAGATCTCTTCAAAACCGCTGATGCTGCCGAATCGCCATAAGCTGAACCTGGCGGCGCTGGTCGTCTCCTTCATCCTGCTGCTGATTTTCGTGCAGACCGACAGCACCGGTACGCAGGTCTTCGCGCTGTTTGTGATGACGCTTATCGCGCTGGCGTTCGGCTGGCATCTGGTGGCGTCCATCGGCGGCGCGGATATGCCGGTGGTGGTCTCCATGCTCAACTCCTATTCCGGTTGGGCGGCTGCGGCAGCGGGCTTTATGCTGAGCAACGATCTGCTGATCGTCACCGGCGCGCTGGTGGGCTCCTCGGGCGCCATTCTCTCTTACATCATGTGTAAGGCGATGAACCGCTCGTTCTTCAGCGTGATCGCCGGTGGTTTCGGCACGGACGGCTCTTCCACGGGCGAGAGCGAAGAAGTGGGTGAGCACCGCGAGATCACGGCGGAAGAAACCGCAGAAATGCTGAAAAACTCCACATCGGTCATCATTACCCCTGGCTACGGCATGGCGGTGGCGCAGGCGCAATATCCGGTCGCGGAAATCACCGAGAAACTGCGCGCGCGCGGCATCAAGGTGCGCTTTGGCATTCACCCGGTCGCGGGCCGTTTGCCGGGCCATATGAACGTGCTGCTGGCGGAGGCGAAAGTGCCTTACGACATCGTGCTGGAGATGGATGAGATCAACGACGATTTCAGCGATACCGACACGGTGCTGGTCATCGGCGCGAACGATACCGTCAACCCAGCCGCGCAGGACGATCCGAAGAGCCCCATCGCCGGGATGCCGGTACTGGAAGTGTGGAAGGCGCAGAACGTTATCGTCTTTAAGCGCTCGATGAACACCGGCTACGCTGGCGTACAGAACCCGCTGTTCTTTAAAGAGAATACGCAGATGCTGTTTGGCGACGCCAAAGCGAGCGTGGATGCTATCCTCAAAGCGCTGTAA